One window from the genome of Microbulbifer pacificus encodes:
- a CDS encoding glycoside hydrolase family 3 protein, with product MPQDTLKHVSTLIRHMSLAEKVGQLFVLGYSGKDTDYAKSLVRELHVGGFYLTHDNADTPEEAYKLTSQLDYEAHLRACDAPLLLAVDQEGAWGVLVEHTTTGPGNLALGSADSLALTEKMHRVLGREIRTLGFNCILGPCSDINSNPNNPIIGVRSFGEETEKVAAHAAAAVKGLHSGGVVSSAKHFPGHGDTGEDSHRLLPSVDKSWDQLRRSDLVPFQSTIDAGVDLIMTGHILYPKIDPQNPATLSKKILQDILRKKMGFKGLIITDSMNMWAMRKNYAPAEAAVRALEAGADLVMLSEEHYENQLGGYKDKQRETIHGVIRAVECGELAEDIIDAALTRVLSVKYEREAFTHPARFVRGSLQSGEHQHIAAECAREAIRVLRNRSGSWPLKQDGFTLIGASNPQMHQLVIGTRGIGPNEPKAAYDVFKDELYTRGCRFTEVGYELLETLLAQDSRCRIDLPLVIVTEDYPLPGLDYDGAAQADIVRRAVDKFGDAVIVVALRSDYELGNFPELATYVCAYSSRACSARATAQLLAQSLEISATSEPA from the coding sequence ATGCCACAGGATACCCTGAAACACGTCAGCACACTGATACGGCACATGTCGCTGGCGGAAAAGGTTGGCCAGCTGTTTGTGCTTGGTTATTCCGGGAAAGATACGGACTATGCAAAGTCGCTGGTCAGAGAGTTGCACGTGGGTGGTTTTTATCTGACCCATGACAACGCAGATACCCCAGAAGAAGCGTACAAGCTCACCTCGCAACTGGATTATGAAGCGCACCTGCGCGCCTGCGACGCACCTCTGCTGCTGGCGGTGGATCAGGAGGGCGCCTGGGGCGTGCTGGTGGAACACACCACCACCGGCCCCGGCAATCTGGCATTGGGTTCGGCTGACAGCCTCGCCCTGACCGAAAAAATGCACCGGGTGCTCGGCCGGGAAATTCGCACACTGGGGTTCAACTGTATCCTCGGCCCCTGCTCCGATATCAACAGCAATCCGAATAACCCGATTATCGGCGTGCGCTCCTTTGGCGAAGAGACGGAAAAAGTCGCCGCCCACGCGGCTGCCGCAGTCAAAGGCCTGCACAGTGGTGGCGTGGTGTCATCGGCCAAACATTTTCCCGGGCATGGCGACACCGGCGAAGACAGCCACCGCCTGCTGCCATCGGTGGATAAATCCTGGGATCAGCTGCGCCGCAGCGACCTTGTGCCGTTCCAGTCCACGATTGATGCCGGTGTCGATCTGATCATGACCGGCCACATTCTGTACCCGAAAATCGACCCGCAAAACCCCGCCACCCTGTCGAAAAAAATCCTGCAGGATATTCTGCGCAAAAAAATGGGATTCAAGGGCCTGATCATTACCGACAGCATGAACATGTGGGCCATGCGCAAGAATTACGCTCCGGCGGAGGCCGCTGTGCGGGCACTGGAAGCCGGTGCCGACCTTGTCATGCTCAGTGAAGAGCACTACGAAAATCAGCTTGGCGGCTACAAGGATAAACAGCGCGAAACCATTCACGGTGTCATCCGCGCCGTGGAGTGCGGTGAACTCGCGGAAGACATCATTGATGCCGCCTTGACCCGCGTACTTTCGGTCAAATATGAACGCGAGGCCTTCACCCATCCCGCGCGCTTTGTGCGCGGTTCACTGCAGAGTGGTGAACACCAGCATATCGCCGCAGAGTGTGCCCGCGAGGCGATTCGAGTATTGCGCAATCGCTCCGGGTCCTGGCCACTGAAGCAGGACGGGTTTACTCTGATTGGCGCCTCCAATCCACAGATGCACCAACTGGTGATCGGCACCCGCGGCATCGGCCCCAATGAGCCGAAGGCCGCCTATGATGTTTTCAAGGATGAACTGTACACACGGGGCTGTCGTTTTACTGAAGTTGGATACGAGTTGCTGGAAACCCTGCTGGCGCAGGACAGTCGCTGCCGGATCGACCTGCCGCTGGTCATCGTGACCGAGGACTACCCGCTGCCCGGCCTGGATTATGACGGCGCAGCACAGGCGGACATCGTTCGCCGCGCAGTAGACAAGTTTGGCGATGCCGTCATCGTGGTGGCTCTGCGCTCGGATTATGAGCTGGGCAATTTTCCGGAGCTCGCCACCTACGTCTGCGCCTATTCGAGCCGCGCCTGCAGTGCCCGCGCCACCGCGCAGTTGCTGGCCCAGAGCCTGGAAATCTCCGCCACCAGCGAGCCGGCCTGA
- a CDS encoding ATP-binding cassette domain-containing protein, producing the protein MSNELLKQPALTVKNISKSFGGIQALKNVSFNINKGEVVALLGDNGAGKSTLVRCVSGIHPPDSGEIRVNGHTAKIASPQDARGLGIETVFQDLAVIPEFDITANLFLNREVLSKNPLLRFFGWLDDNTMEATASRSLQRLNSRIPDLGEAIKKLSGGQRQAVAIARAVNSGADVVIMDEPTAALGVEQSAQVNDLIRLISSQGVAVLLISHNMQHVMETCHRAVVLLRGESIADVAIDDVSPRDLVGFITGAQRLSA; encoded by the coding sequence ATGAGTAACGAATTGCTGAAACAGCCCGCGCTGACCGTCAAGAATATTTCCAAAAGCTTCGGCGGCATCCAGGCACTGAAAAATGTCAGTTTCAATATCAACAAAGGTGAAGTGGTCGCCCTGCTCGGCGATAACGGCGCCGGCAAATCCACCCTGGTGCGCTGTGTGTCCGGCATTCATCCGCCGGACAGCGGAGAAATCCGGGTCAACGGTCACACAGCAAAAATCGCATCCCCCCAGGATGCGCGCGGCCTGGGGATTGAAACGGTGTTCCAGGATCTTGCGGTCATTCCGGAATTCGATATCACCGCCAACCTGTTCCTGAACCGTGAAGTGCTGTCGAAAAATCCGCTGCTGCGTTTCTTCGGCTGGCTCGATGACAACACCATGGAGGCCACCGCAAGCCGCTCCCTGCAGCGCTTGAACTCGCGCATTCCCGATCTCGGCGAAGCCATCAAGAAGCTGTCTGGAGGCCAGCGCCAGGCGGTAGCTATCGCGCGCGCGGTCAACAGCGGCGCCGACGTGGTGATCATGGACGAACCAACCGCTGCTCTCGGTGTTGAGCAGAGCGCGCAGGTGAACGATCTGATTCGCCTGATCAGTTCCCAGGGTGTAGCAGTGCTGCTGATCAGCCACAACATGCAACACGTCATGGAAACCTGCCATCGCGCGGTGGTGCTGCTGCGCGGCGAAAGCATCGCCGATGTGGCGATCGACGATGTATCGCCGCGGGATCTGGTGGGATTCATCACCGGCGCCCAGCGCCTGAGCGCCTGA
- a CDS encoding ABC transporter permease, which translates to MLSSLKSNNWLSASALIRREYFVYYVFFLVLLFFTVTLHESSFFSLANFMNIIRQTTPITIMAIGLTFALAGGHIDLSIGSVVALSALVAAVLMQLVPMPVAVFGALLVGVTIGLINGLLIEWLKVSSLLITLGTMGVITGVSRQITNLESVPIIDSSFNFIFGSGSFGPVSVLLVWTIAASLIGYVVLRKLRYGRHLLAVGGNESGARAMGINTVKIRIASLVIASTSAALAGLLYAGRLHGARYTLGEADLLTVIAAVAIGGTSLFGGRASILGAVIGSWLMGLINNGLILSGFSTNEQMIARGLILIVAVAIGVKEQQK; encoded by the coding sequence ATGCTCTCTTCGCTGAAGTCCAACAACTGGCTGTCTGCCAGCGCCCTCATTCGCAGGGAATATTTTGTCTACTATGTTTTTTTCCTGGTGTTGCTGTTTTTTACCGTGACACTGCACGAGTCCTCGTTTTTTTCTCTGGCGAATTTCATGAACATCATTCGCCAGACCACTCCGATCACCATCATGGCCATCGGACTGACATTCGCGCTGGCGGGCGGACACATTGACCTGTCCATCGGCTCGGTGGTGGCGCTGTCGGCTCTGGTGGCAGCGGTGCTGATGCAGCTGGTGCCCATGCCGGTGGCGGTCTTCGGTGCACTGCTCGTGGGCGTGACCATCGGCCTGATCAACGGCCTGCTGATCGAGTGGCTGAAAGTATCCTCCCTGCTGATTACCCTCGGCACCATGGGTGTGATTACCGGTGTCTCACGCCAGATTACCAATCTGGAATCCGTCCCTATCATCGACAGCAGTTTCAATTTTATCTTCGGCTCCGGCAGTTTCGGTCCGGTTTCCGTGCTGCTGGTCTGGACCATCGCGGCATCCCTGATCGGCTACGTCGTGCTGCGCAAACTGCGCTACGGCCGCCATCTTCTGGCCGTCGGCGGTAACGAAAGCGGCGCGCGCGCGATGGGGATCAACACCGTAAAAATCCGTATTGCCTCATTGGTAATTGCCTCCACTTCCGCGGCCCTCGCCGGACTGCTCTATGCGGGGCGCCTGCATGGCGCGCGCTACACCCTGGGTGAAGCGGATCTGCTCACCGTTATCGCCGCGGTTGCCATCGGCGGTACCAGCCTGTTCGGCGGGCGCGCATCGATCCTCGGTGCAGTGATCGGATCCTGGCTGATGGGACTGATCAACAACGGCCTGATCCTCTCCGGATTTTCCACCAACGAACAAATGATTGCTCGCGGACTGATTCTGATCGTCGCCGTGGCCATCGGTGTGAAGGAGCAGCAGAAATGA
- a CDS encoding substrate-binding domain-containing protein yields the protein MYRPLILAALLASQWVNATPAPPEPATAEESPLRGPLGNIAVNAEQISLTPQETSQVRDKKYKAALVWHGSSNWVNALSEGARDTFTQLGINIVAETDAQYDPAKQAADIENVMALQPDIVLSLVIDSTSAANSFRAAVHRGSKLVLLSNPIRGFEPGKDYVGIVTDDMRGMGVAAAEMTRDAVGGSGAIGMIYHDADYFITNNRDQAFRDTIRQGKHGTENLEIAVERGFTKESETSNIASAMVLQHPELKAIYVAWDAAAEGVIEGLRSMGRGDIKVITHDLGVNNLVDMAMNGSMYGTIADRPYEIGQAMARLGVYGLIGKPAPAFSVVGFDKVQRENIRSIWTSAYRTELPSLLDKALR from the coding sequence ATGTACAGACCGCTGATTCTCGCCGCGCTACTTGCCAGCCAATGGGTGAATGCCACCCCCGCCCCACCCGAACCCGCCACCGCGGAAGAATCCCCTTTGCGCGGTCCGCTCGGCAATATCGCGGTCAACGCGGAGCAAATTTCCCTGACACCGCAGGAAACGTCCCAGGTGCGCGACAAAAAATACAAGGCCGCGCTGGTGTGGCACGGCTCCAGCAACTGGGTCAACGCCCTGTCAGAGGGCGCGCGGGACACCTTCACCCAGCTCGGCATCAATATTGTCGCCGAGACCGACGCCCAGTATGACCCGGCCAAACAGGCTGCGGACATCGAGAATGTCATGGCGCTCCAACCAGACATTGTCCTCTCTCTCGTCATCGACAGCACCAGCGCCGCCAACAGTTTTCGCGCGGCGGTACATCGCGGCAGCAAGCTGGTTCTGCTGTCCAACCCGATCCGCGGCTTTGAACCGGGCAAGGACTACGTAGGTATCGTTACCGACGACATGCGCGGCATGGGTGTGGCCGCGGCGGAAATGACCCGCGACGCCGTTGGCGGCAGCGGCGCCATCGGCATGATCTATCACGATGCCGATTACTTTATTACCAACAACCGCGATCAGGCCTTCCGCGACACGATCCGACAGGGAAAACACGGTACCGAAAACCTCGAGATCGCGGTGGAGCGGGGTTTTACCAAGGAGAGCGAAACCTCCAACATCGCCTCCGCCATGGTGCTGCAACATCCGGAGCTGAAAGCCATCTACGTGGCGTGGGACGCGGCCGCGGAAGGCGTGATCGAGGGGCTGCGCTCCATGGGACGCGGCGACATCAAGGTCATCACCCACGATTTGGGCGTAAACAATCTGGTGGACATGGCAATGAATGGCAGCATGTACGGCACCATCGCCGACCGCCCCTACGAAATAGGCCAGGCCATGGCCCGTCTCGGCGTCTATGGCCTGATTGGCAAGCCGGCACCAGCCTTCTCGGTGGTCGGGTTCGACAAAGTACAGCGGGAAAATATCCGCAGTATCTGGACCAGCGCATACCGCACGGAACTGCCCTCGCTGCTGGACAAGGCGTTGCGGTAA
- a CDS encoding ROK family transcriptional regulator, with translation MRGNNSKQSKSSNLRLVLNLITTGRPISRVEIARRTELTKQTISNLTDELAVAGLIHEAGIRREGGVGKPSKLLDLNPEGAYTIGLRVKSRSVEAGLYNIAGEALETRQFPLKEQGPDPLAETLAQIVEACLQRTTVLRERVLGVGLVLPPPQSFSRDPRKVGQVGLMSDLHVQQVRRQLVALTGLPVACENVAAAVSASEMLYGAARDLHSFVYIHLGDSLEAGIVYNRQLFSGYNGISGRLGHVIVDQRGGLCMCGNHGCLDLYASLGSLAKMLGRKIAPGQDWWEILAEPDRHKAVLDTWFQQMSEPMRIGFNMVENLLNPQTVILGGDIPDWFIDQFIRRLRPFIPSVSQYGEREIPRFIRAPKMENMALRGAATLPIYSAISADGASAIEMSGLGEITELQELVYA, from the coding sequence TTGAGAGGAAACAATTCCAAGCAGAGTAAATCGTCGAACCTGCGCCTGGTGCTGAACCTGATCACCACCGGTCGCCCCATTTCCCGGGTGGAAATCGCGCGGCGCACGGAGCTCACCAAGCAGACGATTTCCAACCTGACCGACGAGCTGGCGGTTGCCGGGCTGATTCACGAGGCCGGTATCCGGCGTGAGGGCGGGGTCGGCAAGCCTTCCAAATTGCTCGATCTCAATCCGGAGGGTGCCTATACCATCGGTTTGCGGGTCAAGAGCCGGAGCGTGGAAGCCGGGCTCTACAATATTGCGGGCGAGGCGCTTGAAACACGTCAGTTTCCCTTGAAGGAGCAGGGGCCGGATCCTCTTGCGGAAACCCTCGCGCAAATTGTTGAAGCCTGTCTGCAGCGCACTACGGTACTGCGTGAGCGCGTGCTGGGTGTTGGCCTGGTTCTGCCGCCACCGCAGTCCTTCAGTCGTGATCCACGCAAAGTGGGGCAGGTTGGACTGATGAGTGATCTGCATGTCCAGCAGGTCCGCCGCCAGCTGGTGGCGCTGACCGGGTTGCCGGTGGCCTGTGAAAATGTCGCCGCGGCGGTGTCCGCTTCCGAGATGTTGTACGGCGCAGCCCGTGATCTGCACAGCTTTGTTTATATCCACCTCGGCGACAGTCTCGAGGCCGGCATTGTTTACAATCGCCAGTTGTTCAGCGGTTACAACGGTATCTCCGGCCGTTTGGGGCATGTGATCGTTGATCAGCGCGGCGGCCTTTGCATGTGCGGCAATCACGGTTGTCTCGACCTCTACGCGTCACTTGGATCTCTGGCAAAAATGCTGGGTCGCAAAATTGCGCCGGGTCAGGACTGGTGGGAAATCCTCGCCGAGCCAGATCGGCACAAGGCCGTATTGGACACGTGGTTTCAGCAGATGAGCGAGCCCATGCGGATCGGGTTCAATATGGTGGAAAACCTGCTCAACCCGCAGACGGTCATTCTTGGTGGAGATATTCCAGACTGGTTTATCGATCAGTTCATTCGCCGCCTGCGCCCCTTTATTCCATCGGTATCCCAGTACGGCGAGCGGGAAATTCCGCGTTTTATTCGCGCACCGAAAATGGAAAACATGGCGCTGCGGGGGGCGGCAACGCTGCCGATTTACTCCGCGATCAGTGCCGATGGTGCGAGTGCCATTGAAATGTCGGGGCTCGGGGAGATCACCGAGCTGCAGGAGTTGGTGTACGCCTGA
- a CDS encoding TonB-dependent receptor, which translates to MSVSLKTAIQHANKLALRYGSISALALAGIAAPGFAQDATLEEIQVTGIRGSLRSALDSKRDSNAVIDSVSAEDIGKFPDKNIGDALQRVPGVTVVRGFGEVNGVTVRGTAPQHSVVLLNGQNVASVGWFDLGGTNRSFNFELLSAEQISGMDVYKSVDASLNEGALGGTVNLRTRKPLEMDEFTATASVENGYSEAGEDWSPSYSGLVSWKNEASTFGVLLAHSSEQQHVVRETLSSFAPPYDHVPDSEGASHNMTWGMASILFDEERERSSSQFTMQYSPTDALTFALDYNLFTLDNDHVNTALFAIPDFNGAYLDADSVVTNEFGAVTSATVVPGNLTDGGVPFFNNSVLRKPEMETDALNLTMDYEGDGWSSHVVYGRSNADSFTPQTSTWWGDLEDRASTGFSFDLADAHKIIPTDPNYVTDHSRMQLFQEFTFLDNIRQNEIEYFQADFAIDVNKGIFTTVDTGLKFQDQMYLGRLDVRDVDLAAAMADGLTLADFNGGVVSGLHGKEGREGSLDSFAVISGGIWDYGYANRADTVTVMSAFSITEEITAAYAKANFEGDGFRGDIGLRLVDTDVLSKGSIDGEPAKGERSYTNFLPSINFAADITEDMLFRFAAGSTVSRPDYDDLQMASTIAINMGTATIGSPDLDPYKSDNYDMGVEWYFTDASVVGATLFHKNISDYIEQVTKMEALAGCSQTCQVTRTYNVGTADISGIELQYQHDFGNGFGVQANYTYTDSSVTNSAGQEVDVDEVSQNSYNLSGYYENDLISARVAYNARDGWHGNYNNSGTESRYDDYDQVDASVIWHATDNLDVSFEAVNIFNEPLVQRLPTYGVIHSVDEFGARYFVGASVKF; encoded by the coding sequence ATGTCAGTCAGTTTGAAAACAGCCATTCAACACGCCAATAAACTGGCCTTGCGTTACGGTTCCATCAGCGCCCTCGCGCTGGCGGGCATTGCGGCGCCGGGCTTTGCACAGGATGCGACGCTGGAAGAAATTCAGGTAACCGGTATTCGCGGTAGCCTGCGCAGTGCGCTCGACAGCAAGCGCGATTCCAACGCGGTCATCGACTCCGTATCCGCCGAGGACATCGGCAAGTTCCCGGACAAAAACATCGGTGATGCACTGCAGCGTGTACCCGGTGTGACCGTGGTGCGCGGCTTCGGTGAAGTAAACGGTGTAACCGTGCGCGGTACAGCCCCGCAACACAGCGTGGTACTGCTGAACGGTCAGAACGTGGCCAGCGTTGGCTGGTTCGACCTGGGTGGCACCAACCGCAGCTTCAACTTCGAGCTGCTGTCCGCGGAGCAGATTTCCGGCATGGATGTCTACAAATCCGTGGATGCGAGCCTGAACGAGGGCGCGCTGGGCGGTACCGTTAATCTGCGCACCCGCAAGCCACTGGAAATGGATGAGTTCACCGCGACCGCTTCCGTGGAAAACGGCTACAGCGAAGCCGGTGAGGACTGGTCCCCGTCCTATTCCGGGCTGGTGAGCTGGAAGAACGAAGCCTCAACGTTTGGTGTGCTGCTGGCGCACTCTTCCGAGCAGCAACATGTGGTGCGCGAGACCCTGAGCTCCTTTGCCCCCCCCTACGATCACGTGCCGGATTCCGAGGGAGCCTCCCACAATATGACCTGGGGTATGGCATCGATCCTGTTTGATGAAGAGCGCGAGCGTTCCAGCAGTCAGTTCACCATGCAGTACTCGCCCACCGACGCACTGACCTTCGCACTCGACTACAACCTGTTCACCCTGGACAACGACCACGTCAATACCGCACTGTTCGCTATTCCCGATTTCAACGGTGCCTACCTGGATGCGGACTCCGTTGTTACCAACGAATTTGGTGCGGTTACCAGCGCGACCGTGGTGCCGGGCAACCTGACCGATGGCGGTGTGCCTTTCTTCAACAACTCGGTACTGCGCAAGCCCGAGATGGAAACCGACGCCCTCAACCTGACGATGGACTACGAGGGTGATGGCTGGAGTTCCCATGTAGTTTACGGTCGCTCCAATGCGGACAGTTTTACCCCGCAGACCAGTACCTGGTGGGGAGACCTGGAAGATCGTGCGAGCACTGGTTTCAGCTTCGACCTGGCCGATGCCCACAAAATCATTCCCACCGACCCGAACTATGTGACCGATCACAGCCGCATGCAGCTGTTCCAGGAATTCACCTTCCTCGACAACATTCGCCAGAATGAAATCGAGTATTTCCAGGCGGACTTTGCCATCGACGTGAATAAGGGCATCTTCACCACCGTGGATACCGGCCTGAAATTCCAGGATCAGATGTATCTGGGCCGTTTGGACGTTCGCGATGTGGACCTCGCCGCGGCTATGGCTGATGGCCTTACTCTGGCGGACTTCAACGGCGGTGTGGTTTCCGGCCTGCACGGTAAGGAAGGTCGCGAGGGCAGTCTCGACAGCTTTGCGGTGATCAGCGGCGGTATCTGGGATTACGGTTACGCCAACCGCGCCGACACTGTCACTGTTATGAGCGCCTTCTCCATCACCGAGGAAATTACTGCGGCCTATGCCAAGGCCAATTTCGAAGGTGACGGCTTCCGCGGCGACATCGGCCTGCGTCTGGTGGACACCGATGTACTGTCTAAGGGCAGCATTGACGGAGAGCCTGCCAAAGGTGAGCGCAGCTACACCAACTTCCTGCCCAGTATCAACTTCGCGGCCGATATTACCGAAGACATGCTGTTCCGCTTCGCGGCCGGGTCCACCGTATCCCGCCCGGATTACGACGACTTGCAGATGGCTTCCACCATCGCCATCAACATGGGCACAGCCACCATCGGCAGCCCGGATCTGGATCCCTACAAGTCCGACAACTACGACATGGGCGTGGAGTGGTACTTCACCGACGCTTCCGTTGTAGGCGCAACCCTGTTCCACAAGAACATCAGCGATTACATCGAGCAGGTCACTAAAATGGAAGCGCTCGCGGGCTGCTCGCAGACCTGCCAGGTGACTCGTACCTACAACGTAGGCACCGCGGATATTTCCGGTATCGAGCTTCAGTACCAGCACGACTTCGGAAACGGTTTCGGTGTACAGGCGAACTACACCTACACCGACAGCTCCGTGACCAACTCCGCCGGTCAGGAAGTGGATGTGGATGAAGTTTCCCAGAATTCCTACAACCTGTCCGGTTACTACGAAAACGACCTGATCAGCGCGCGCGTTGCCTACAACGCCCGCGATGGCTGGCATGGCAACTACAACAACAGTGGTACCGAGAGCCGCTACGACGACTACGACCAGGTGGATGCCTCTGTGATCTGGCACGCCACGGACAATCTGGACGTGTCTTTCGAGGCGGTGAATATCTTCAACGAGCCTCTGGTACAGCGTCTCCCGACCTACGGCGTTATCCACAGCGTGGACGAGTTTGGTGCGCGCTACTTTGTGGGTGCCAGCGTGAAGTTCTGA
- the manD gene encoding D-mannonate dehydratase ManD codes for MLEIKSVRVITTSPGRNFVTLRIETADGIYGLGDATLNGRELAVASYLEDHITPCLIGRDAHQIEDIWQYLYKGAYWRRGPVAMSAIAAVDMALWDIKAKVAGLPLYQLLGGACRKGNLVYAHANGESIDETIAEAKKYIAQGYRAVRLQCGVPGLDSTYGVSKDKARYEPADADLPTENIWSTEKYLRIVPQLFAAAREELGWDIHLLHDGHHRMTPIEAARLAKDLEPYRLFWLEDAVPAENQANFRLIRQHSTTPLAVGEVFNSIWDCKQLIEEQLIDYIRATVVHAGGITHLRRIANLAALYNVRTGCHGATDLSPVTMAAALHFGLSIPNFGIQEYMHHTDETNAVFPHAYCFSDGYLHPGDRPGLGVDIDEEAAKDFPYQRAFLPVNRLEDGGMHDW; via the coding sequence ATGCTCGAAATCAAATCCGTGCGGGTTATCACCACGTCACCCGGACGCAACTTCGTCACCCTGAGAATCGAAACCGCCGACGGCATCTATGGCCTCGGCGATGCCACGCTCAATGGCCGCGAGCTGGCGGTGGCGAGTTATCTGGAAGACCATATCACACCCTGTCTGATCGGGCGCGACGCCCATCAGATTGAGGATATCTGGCAGTATCTGTACAAGGGCGCGTACTGGCGCCGCGGGCCGGTAGCCATGTCGGCGATCGCCGCAGTGGATATGGCCCTGTGGGATATCAAAGCCAAGGTCGCCGGACTGCCGCTGTACCAGCTCCTCGGCGGCGCCTGCCGCAAGGGCAATCTGGTGTACGCCCATGCCAATGGTGAAAGCATCGACGAGACCATTGCCGAGGCGAAGAAGTACATCGCCCAAGGCTACCGCGCGGTGCGCCTGCAATGCGGGGTACCGGGGCTGGATTCCACCTACGGCGTGAGCAAGGATAAGGCCCGCTACGAGCCGGCGGACGCCGACCTGCCCACGGAAAATATCTGGTCCACGGAAAAATACCTGCGCATTGTGCCGCAACTGTTTGCCGCGGCGCGGGAAGAACTGGGGTGGGATATCCATCTGCTGCACGATGGTCATCACCGTATGACGCCTATCGAAGCCGCGCGACTGGCAAAAGATCTGGAACCCTACCGCCTGTTCTGGCTGGAAGATGCAGTACCCGCGGAAAACCAGGCCAATTTCCGCCTGATCCGCCAGCACAGCACCACGCCGCTGGCGGTGGGAGAAGTGTTCAACAGCATCTGGGACTGCAAACAGCTGATCGAGGAACAGTTGATCGACTATATCCGCGCGACGGTGGTGCACGCCGGCGGTATTACCCATCTGCGCCGCATTGCCAACCTGGCCGCGCTGTACAACGTGCGCACCGGTTGCCACGGCGCCACCGATCTGTCGCCGGTGACCATGGCGGCGGCACTGCATTTTGGCCTGTCGATTCCGAATTTCGGTATCCAGGAATACATGCACCACACCGATGAAACCAATGCAGTATTTCCCCACGCCTACTGCTTCAGTGACGGTTACCTGCACCCCGGTGACAGACCGGGACTCGGTGTGGATATCGACGAGGAAGCGGCAAAGGATTTCCCCTACCAGCGCGCATTTTTACCGGTAAACCGGTTGGAAGACGGCGGTATGCACGACTGGTAA